GACGACCAGGACGGTGTTGCCTTTGTCGCGCAGGGCAACGAGCATCTTGTTGAGGCGCGCCACGTCGCTGGCGTGAAGCCCTGTGGTTGGTTCGTCGAAGATGTAGAGGAGGTCGTTCAGGGCGCTTCCCAGATGCCGCACCATCTTGATGCGCTGCCCCTCTCCCCCAGACAGCGTCGACGTCTCACGGCTCAGCGACAGGTAACCGATACCGAGGTCAACCACCCGTTCGAGTCGGGCGATGATGTCTTTGACAGCGGCGTCGTGCGGCCCCAGCCGCCAGCCACGTATGATCTCAGCCACGTCGCTGATCTGAAGGTCATACAAGCCGGGAAGCGTTTGGTCCTCGATGACGGCGGAGCGGGCGTCGGCGTTGAGGCGGGTTCCTGCGCATTCACTGCACGGCCCGACCGTGACCACGTCTTCGTAGGCCCTTTTGGCCTGGCCTTTGAGGCTGCCCGGATCTTTCGCCAATTGCACTCGGCGGAATCGGTCGAGAACGCCCTCGTAGTCGTCAGGGATGGGACTGCGGCGACTACTGTTCGCCTGGGGTCCGCGCAGAAGCAGGTCGAGCTCACGAGTCGAGTACTGATCGAGGGGAACATCGACGTCGAACAGGCCACTGTCGAGGTAGGCGCGTAGCGCTTTGGTGCCGCGACGGTAGTCCGGGTGGCGAAACGGGCCTTCCCTCAGCGAACGGCTCTCGTCGACGAAGGCGTCGACGTCGATGACGTTCTCCTTGCCTAGACCGTGACAACGGGGACACATTCCGGCGGGGTCGTTGAAGGAGAAGGCGCTCGGGCTTCCCAGCGTCGGCGTGGCGGCTCGCGCATAGAGAAGGCGCAGCCAGTCCCCGATGTCGGTGACCGTGCCGACTGTCGACCGCGGGCCGCCGCGGAGCCGTCGCTGGTCGATGACGATGGCTGCCGAGAGGTTCTCGATTGCGTCCGCGTCTGGTCGGCCATAGGACGGCAGATAGGTCTGGGCGTACGAGGTGTAGGTGGAGTTGATCTGCCGTTGGGCTTCGGCTGCGATCGTGTCAAACACGACCGATGACTTGCCGGAACCAGATACGCCTACGACGACGATCAAGCTTCGCTTATCGAGATCGAGGTCGATGTTCTGCAGGTTGTTCTGTCGCAGACCGCGCAGATGGATGGTGTCGAGTGCCACGCCTTTTCCTTCTGGTTTTGATGACATTGGCCAAGGGGGCTTCGCGGGCCGTGGACCGATGGCCCGCGAAGCCCATGGCCCGTCTCAGCGGTAACGGAACGCTCGGGCCGCTGCGGGGACGAACAGCAGCATGAGAACGCCCGGCCATGCCACAGCGAGCAGCGCCGAGACGTCAGCGGACAGTGCTTGGCCGGACCACGTGGCGGTGCCTGCCAAGTCGCGCAGAGTCGTTGCGGTAGCTGAGATCGGATTGAGCTCGGCCACCCAGCGAAGCACGCGAGGCATCGTGGCGGGGTCCACGAAGACACTCGACAACATGGCGATGGGCCACACGAGGATTTGGACGAAAGCCACCGACTCGACCGAGGTTGAGCGCTGTCCGATGGTCAGGCCTATCCACAGCAAGGAGAATCGCAGCAACGTGAGTAGTGCCACTGCGGCGAGGGCCCCGCCAAGACCGAAACCAGGGCGCCACCCGATCGCGAGACCGAACAACACCATGACCCCAAGCCCCACCGCGGACCCCAACATGTCGGCCAAACAACGTGCCAGAGGGACTGCGGCGGCACTGATAGGCATCGAACGGAACCGGTCGTTCAATCCCTTGGCGGCGTCGGCAGCAGTTGCAAGCGTGGTCGTCTCGAGGCCGAACAGCATCGTCACAGCAAGCATGCCCGGCATCACGAAGTCGACGTACGACTCTCCGGCCGGCAGCTCCATCGCTCCCCCGAGGAGTCCGATGAAGAGCAATGTCACGAAGATCGGGAACACCCAGGCGATCACGACTGCGGCCTTGTTCGTCCTCCATCCCGCCAGGATGCGGCCGGCCAGGATGAGCGACGCGGGCAAGGTGGCGACGGTCGCGAGCGGGTGAGCGGTGTGGGGGTCATGGATAGTTGTCATCGAGTCTTCTTCTCGCTTTCGGCAAACCCTTGGGCGCTGCCCTTGGGGGCATGAATCTCACGAGCCGTTCCGTGCGCGGTGGCTGCCGACGTCTCCTCGCCGGGCGGACTCGCCCCGTCGGCCTTGGTGAGCCCGTCTGCGTTCGACGAAGCGGAGATCGTCAGGAACACGTCTTCGAGCGTGGGTCTGCGCAACGCGATCTCGGCAGGCCGTACGCCGCGCGCCTGGAGCGCCTGCGCACTGTCCGCCAGAGCAGTTGGGCGCCTGGCCGATGCGGTCAACGTCAGCGGGGAGGTGAGGCGTGCTTCCGGGTCCACGTCACGCAAGGCTTGCAAGGCATCTTCTGTCTGGTCCGGGCGGTCGACGCGCACCCAGATGGCCGCCTCGCCCACGCGGTCCTTGAGTTCGCGTGGCGTTCCCGCAGCAACCGCTCGACCCTCGGAAAGGACG
Above is a genomic segment from Nocardioides okcheonensis containing:
- a CDS encoding ATP-binding cassette domain-containing protein, with the protein product MALDTIHLRGLRQNNLQNIDLDLDKRSLIVVVGVSGSGKSSVVFDTIAAEAQRQINSTYTSYAQTYLPSYGRPDADAIENLSAAIVIDQRRLRGGPRSTVGTVTDIGDWLRLLYARAATPTLGSPSAFSFNDPAGMCPRCHGLGKENVIDVDAFVDESRSLREGPFRHPDYRRGTKALRAYLDSGLFDVDVPLDQYSTRELDLLLRGPQANSSRRSPIPDDYEGVLDRFRRVQLAKDPGSLKGQAKRAYEDVVTVGPCSECAGTRLNADARSAVIEDQTLPGLYDLQISDVAEIIRGWRLGPHDAAVKDIIARLERVVDLGIGYLSLSRETSTLSGGEGQRIKMVRHLGSALNDLLYIFDEPTTGLHASDVARLNKMLVALRDKGNTVLVVEHNPEVMKLADRIVEIGPAAGAQGGHLIFDGTYDELLTADTPTGSALRAQDEARRESRRPTGWVAIRHASSHNLQDVSVDIPLGVLTAVTGVAGSGKSSLIHGHLGAVAGDAVFIDQAPINGSRRSTPASWTGILDDIRAVYSRETGQPAALFSPNSDGGCRHCDGTGVVFLDAGFTDPVQLICETCDGRRFRAATEKYTVRDASIADVFEMTFNEAAAFFDIPRLVATLLKAKQVGLGYLRLGQNLTTLSGGERQRLKLARELTSTAPIVVLDEPTTGLHMSDVHNLIDLLHHIVDSGRTVITIEHDLSLIAAADYVIDLGPDGGHDGGRLQYAGPSRGICQTETRTGAALRRHLDSLQAARACRTPTVTPDSPAANRCC
- a CDS encoding ABC transporter permease; the protein is MTTIHDPHTAHPLATVATLPASLILAGRILAGWRTNKAAVVIAWVFPIFVTLLFIGLLGGAMELPAGESYVDFVMPGMLAVTMLFGLETTTLATAADAAKGLNDRFRSMPISAAAVPLARCLADMLGSAVGLGVMVLFGLAIGWRPGFGLGGALAAVALLTLLRFSLLWIGLTIGQRSTSVESVAFVQILVWPIAMLSSVFVDPATMPRVLRWVAELNPISATATTLRDLAGTATWSGQALSADVSALLAVAWPGVLMLLFVPAAARAFRYR